One Archangium lipolyticum genomic region harbors:
- a CDS encoding trypsin-like peptidase domain-containing protein yields the protein MTKRLNPQKSALAGALVLALPLLAPAQQTAATSSSPLQPATREAQALPSLAPLVESVKGAVVNVDVQARGSRSEGFGQENPLFERFFGGGGQGQRREQLRQGAGSGFIIDPKGLVLTNNHVIEGAVTIRVRMDDGRSFDAKIVGRDPLTDVALLQLQGKVENLPSVKLGDSDALRVGDWLVAIGNPFGLASSVSSGILSARARDIHSGPYDDFLQTDAAINPGNSGGPLFNMKGEVVGINTAIVGGGTGIGFAVPSNMVKALLPQLEKDGAVTRAWLGIGIQDLTSDLAKAMSLPVNEGAIVSQVNDNSPAGKAGMKADDVIVAIDGRKVGSGGELTRTVALKKPGTTSVLDVFRDGKRQELKVQLGTRPDLEGLSVRQRRGGEEETEQSSKARVGVSLSNVDQRLVERTGLTTNQGALVTDVLPGSPAERAELAPGMLVVEADRKPVRNAEELAKLIRKAAPGSTLLLRVEVPGVGRYLRALRVP from the coding sequence ATGACCAAGCGACTGAATCCCCAGAAGAGCGCCCTCGCCGGTGCTCTCGTTCTCGCGCTGCCGCTCCTGGCGCCCGCCCAGCAGACGGCGGCAACGTCCTCCTCCCCCCTGCAGCCCGCTACCCGGGAGGCGCAGGCCCTGCCCTCGCTGGCCCCGCTCGTGGAGTCGGTGAAGGGCGCCGTCGTCAACGTGGATGTGCAAGCCAGGGGCTCCAGGTCCGAGGGCTTCGGACAGGAGAATCCCCTCTTCGAGCGCTTCTTCGGAGGCGGAGGCCAGGGCCAGCGGCGCGAGCAGCTCCGCCAGGGAGCGGGCTCGGGCTTCATCATCGACCCCAAGGGCCTGGTGTTGACCAACAATCACGTCATCGAGGGCGCGGTGACGATCCGTGTCCGCATGGATGACGGGCGCAGCTTCGACGCGAAGATCGTCGGGAGGGATCCGCTCACCGACGTGGCCCTGCTCCAGCTCCAGGGCAAGGTGGAGAACCTGCCCTCGGTGAAGCTGGGAGACTCGGACGCGCTGCGCGTGGGGGACTGGCTGGTGGCCATCGGCAACCCGTTCGGGCTGGCCTCCAGCGTGAGCAGCGGCATCCTCTCGGCGCGGGCGCGTGACATCCACTCCGGCCCCTATGACGACTTCCTCCAGACGGACGCCGCCATCAACCCGGGCAACTCGGGTGGCCCGCTCTTCAACATGAAGGGCGAGGTGGTGGGCATCAACACCGCCATCGTGGGCGGGGGCACGGGCATCGGCTTCGCGGTGCCGAGCAACATGGTGAAGGCGCTCCTGCCGCAGCTGGAGAAGGACGGCGCGGTGACGCGGGCGTGGCTGGGCATCGGCATCCAGGATCTGACGAGCGACCTGGCCAAGGCGATGTCGCTGCCGGTGAACGAGGGCGCCATCGTGTCGCAGGTGAACGACAACTCCCCGGCGGGCAAGGCCGGCATGAAGGCGGATGACGTCATCGTGGCCATCGACGGGCGGAAGGTGGGCTCGGGCGGAGAGCTGACGCGCACGGTGGCGCTGAAGAAGCCGGGCACCACCTCGGTGCTGGACGTCTTCCGGGACGGCAAGCGGCAGGAGCTGAAGGTGCAACTCGGGACGCGGCCGGACCTGGAGGGGCTGAGCGTGCGCCAGCGCCGTGGTGGCGAGGAGGAGACCGAGCAGTCCTCGAAGGCGCGCGTGGGCGTGTCGCTGAGCAACGTGGATCAGCGCCTCGTGGAGCGTACGGGGCTGACGACGAACCAGGGCGCGCTGGTGACGGACGTGCTGCCGGGCTCGCCGGCGGAGCGCGCGGAGCTGGCTCCGGGCATGTTGGTGGTGGAGGCGGATCGCAAGCCGGTGCGCAACGCGGAGGAGCTGGCGAAGCTCATCCGCAAGGCGGCCCCGGGCAGCACGCTGCTGCTGCGCGTGGAGGTCCCGGGAGTCGGGCGCTACCTGCGCGCCCTGCGGGTGCCCTGA
- a CDS encoding tetratricopeptide repeat protein, translated as MSSTLPKHKAVKLYERARTLLAREEFSEAEKILRDLAAHDSLGRPEVPAALGDVHLGRGEYDAAASAYREGLSRFPGNRDLTARVGLVLIRQDRFEEAVALMGQLELKGLGPDLLMQYGYALARLERYAAAERIFARAVAGGAGPEARMLLARVRAKLGRYEEAANMCRSLVEGDAPAEVQSEAKGLLADCLLMEGQAAPALGLWKELRAAGELQPEQLGHMAYAAQLAGEPGLCDQLITERLGSVPTAEDRLLFAQIANLRNRPEDALEHLTAAEAATGEHYKGFIFELEATRGRALRLLGRRQEAREALARASEHPEAQGKLGPQLQVDLGHLSAEEGDFESAERSFQAALAMDPDEPEAQRGLELTRRREAWRTQLQANVEAQVEAAKAESDALRRRFVARENELEALRRELETLRAAQAQAEEKARRAEEEARSAQAVARAEQARRTREELEQRETEIDAKARENVERGLGKALATCPPPLLQAMMVAERTFQKALYTDLPAAAVAVLFAGALERALYTLFVERFRQWLEARGQLKDFLQAATREKRGRKVEYFDNFAAAFDPERPGRPPSMGEVARVLQRREEPYLHLFLAFLIERYPLPGRLLDVLADFVIQAKERLRDPVAHGRAVEMGYEELKVLRERLLFTLEPGQPGALALLLGV; from the coding sequence GTGAGTTCCACGCTGCCCAAGCACAAGGCCGTCAAGCTCTACGAGAGGGCCCGCACCCTGCTGGCCCGCGAGGAGTTCAGCGAGGCCGAGAAGATCCTCCGTGACCTGGCGGCCCATGACAGCCTGGGCCGGCCCGAGGTGCCAGCGGCGCTGGGAGACGTGCACCTGGGCCGGGGCGAGTACGACGCGGCTGCGTCGGCCTACCGCGAGGGCCTGTCTCGCTTCCCGGGCAACAGGGATCTGACGGCCCGTGTCGGGCTGGTGCTCATCCGCCAGGACCGCTTCGAGGAGGCGGTGGCGCTGATGGGGCAGCTCGAGCTGAAGGGGCTCGGGCCGGATCTGCTCATGCAGTACGGCTACGCGCTGGCGCGGCTGGAGCGCTACGCCGCCGCCGAGCGCATCTTCGCGCGGGCGGTGGCCGGAGGCGCCGGGCCCGAGGCGAGGATGTTGCTGGCGCGCGTGCGCGCGAAGCTGGGCCGCTATGAAGAGGCGGCCAACATGTGCCGGAGCCTCGTCGAGGGTGATGCGCCCGCGGAGGTGCAGTCCGAGGCGAAGGGGCTGCTGGCCGACTGCCTCCTCATGGAGGGACAGGCCGCGCCCGCGCTCGGGCTGTGGAAGGAGCTGCGCGCGGCGGGCGAGCTGCAACCGGAGCAGCTCGGGCACATGGCGTACGCGGCGCAGCTGGCCGGGGAGCCGGGCCTGTGCGACCAGCTCATCACCGAGCGGCTGGGCTCCGTGCCCACGGCGGAGGATCGGCTCCTGTTCGCGCAGATCGCCAACCTGCGCAACCGCCCGGAGGACGCGCTGGAGCACCTGACGGCCGCGGAGGCGGCGACGGGCGAGCACTACAAGGGCTTCATCTTCGAGCTGGAGGCCACCCGGGGCCGCGCGCTGCGGTTGCTGGGACGGCGCCAGGAGGCGCGTGAAGCGCTGGCGCGGGCCTCGGAGCACCCGGAGGCCCAGGGCAAGCTGGGGCCCCAGCTGCAGGTGGACCTGGGACACCTGTCGGCGGAGGAGGGTGACTTCGAGTCCGCCGAGCGGTCCTTCCAGGCGGCGCTCGCGATGGACCCGGACGAACCCGAGGCGCAGCGGGGCCTGGAGCTGACGCGGCGCCGGGAGGCGTGGCGCACGCAGTTGCAGGCCAACGTGGAGGCGCAGGTGGAGGCGGCGAAGGCCGAGTCCGATGCCTTGCGCCGCCGCTTCGTGGCCCGCGAGAACGAGCTGGAGGCGCTGCGCCGCGAGCTGGAGACGCTCCGGGCGGCCCAGGCGCAGGCCGAGGAGAAGGCTCGCCGGGCGGAGGAGGAGGCGAGGTCGGCGCAGGCGGTGGCGCGCGCGGAGCAGGCCCGGCGCACCCGCGAGGAGCTCGAGCAGCGCGAGACGGAGATCGATGCCAAGGCCCGCGAGAACGTGGAGCGGGGGCTGGGCAAGGCGCTGGCCACGTGCCCGCCGCCACTGCTGCAGGCGATGATGGTGGCGGAGCGCACGTTCCAGAAGGCCCTCTACACGGACCTGCCCGCGGCGGCGGTGGCGGTGCTGTTCGCGGGGGCGCTGGAGCGCGCGCTGTACACGCTCTTCGTGGAGCGCTTCCGCCAGTGGCTGGAGGCGCGGGGCCAGCTCAAGGACTTCCTCCAGGCGGCCACGCGCGAGAAGCGTGGCCGGAAGGTGGAGTACTTCGACAACTTCGCCGCCGCCTTCGATCCCGAGCGGCCCGGCCGTCCGCCCTCCATGGGCGAGGTGGCTCGCGTGCTCCAGCGGCGCGAGGAGCCCTACCTCCACCTCTTCCTGGCCTTCCTCATCGAGCGCTATCCCCTGCCGGGACGTCTCCTGGACGTGCTGGCGGACTTCGTCATCCAGGCCAAGGAGCGCCTGAGGGATCCGGTCGCCCATGGCCGCGCGGTGGAGATGGGCTACGAGGAGCTGAAGGTGCTGCGCGAGCGGCTACTGTTCACTCTCGAACCAGGCCAGCCCGGGGCGCTCGCCCTGCTGCTGGGGGTGTAG
- a CDS encoding glycoside hydrolase family 57 protein, which yields MSIGSLAIVLHAHLPFVRHPEYEDFLEEDWLYEAISETYLPLLLVFDRLAEENVPFRVTMTLTPTLVTMLRDELLMERYARRLDQLCELGAREVHRTRNDPVFGRLAHFYRDHFESLRSAFRERYKRDLVGAFRRLQDAGHLEIITCNATHGFLPLMQQTPEAVRAQISVAANHYRLTFGRDAPGIWLAECGYFPGVEKYLAAERIRYFFVDTHGVMDATPRPLHGPFAPIYTEAGVAAYARDPESSQQVWSSEHGYPGDPVYREFYRDIGWDLDLDYVRPFIQPTGDRKNTGFKYYRITGKTQDKQPYDPDVARERAATHAGNFLFNREKQFEWLAGKMGGRKPVVVAPYDAELYGHWWFEGPWFLDALIRKVAFDQKTFRLVTASDDLAENPENQVATPPLSSWGAGGYANMWLDGSNDWIYRHLHHCARQMAALAKDHPDAPTLQRRALNQAARELLLAQSSDWAFIMKTGTMVDYAVRRTKEHILRFQRLHDQIRDGNIDEGWLSHIEGKNNLFPEIDYRVYRP from the coding sequence ATGAGCATCGGCTCGCTCGCCATCGTCCTCCACGCGCACCTGCCGTTCGTCCGGCATCCCGAGTACGAGGACTTCCTCGAGGAGGACTGGCTCTACGAGGCCATCTCCGAGACGTATCTCCCGCTGCTGCTCGTCTTCGACCGGCTGGCGGAGGAGAACGTCCCCTTCCGCGTGACGATGACGCTCACGCCCACGCTCGTCACCATGCTGCGCGACGAGCTGCTCATGGAGCGCTACGCGCGCAGGCTGGATCAGCTCTGCGAGCTGGGCGCTCGCGAGGTGCACCGCACGCGGAACGACCCGGTCTTCGGCCGGCTGGCCCACTTCTACCGGGACCACTTCGAGTCCCTGCGGAGCGCCTTCCGCGAGCGCTACAAGCGGGACCTGGTGGGCGCCTTCCGCCGGCTCCAGGACGCCGGGCACCTGGAGATCATCACCTGCAACGCCACCCACGGCTTCCTGCCGCTGATGCAGCAGACGCCCGAGGCGGTGCGCGCGCAGATCTCCGTGGCCGCCAACCACTACCGGCTCACCTTCGGCCGGGACGCGCCGGGCATCTGGCTGGCCGAGTGCGGCTACTTCCCCGGGGTGGAGAAGTACCTGGCGGCCGAGCGCATCCGGTACTTCTTCGTGGACACGCACGGCGTCATGGACGCCACGCCCCGGCCGCTGCATGGCCCCTTCGCGCCCATCTACACGGAGGCGGGTGTGGCGGCGTACGCGAGGGATCCCGAGAGCAGCCAGCAGGTGTGGAGCTCCGAGCACGGCTACCCTGGCGACCCCGTCTACCGCGAGTTCTACCGGGACATCGGGTGGGATCTGGACCTGGACTACGTCCGGCCCTTCATCCAGCCCACCGGGGACCGCAAGAACACCGGCTTCAAGTACTACCGGATCACCGGCAAGACGCAGGACAAGCAGCCCTATGATCCGGACGTCGCGCGCGAGCGCGCCGCCACCCACGCGGGCAACTTCCTCTTCAACCGGGAGAAGCAGTTCGAGTGGCTCGCGGGGAAGATGGGCGGCCGCAAGCCGGTGGTGGTGGCCCCCTACGACGCCGAGCTCTACGGCCACTGGTGGTTCGAGGGGCCGTGGTTCCTCGACGCCCTCATCCGCAAGGTGGCCTTCGACCAGAAGACGTTCCGGCTGGTGACGGCGTCGGATGACCTGGCCGAGAACCCGGAGAACCAGGTGGCCACGCCGCCCCTGAGCTCCTGGGGCGCGGGCGGCTACGCCAACATGTGGCTGGATGGCTCCAATGACTGGATCTACCGGCACCTGCACCACTGCGCCCGCCAGATGGCGGCCCTGGCGAAGGACCACCCGGACGCCCCCACGCTCCAGCGGCGGGCACTCAACCAGGCCGCACGCGAGCTCCTGCTGGCGCAATCGTCGGACTGGGCGTTCATCATGAAGACGGGAACCATGGTGGACTACGCCGTGCGACGCACCAAGGAGCACATCCTGCGCTTCCAGCGCCTGCACGACCAGATCCGCGATGGGAACATCGATGAGGGCTGGTTGTCCCACATCGAGGGCAAGAACAACCTCTTTCCCGAGATAGACTACCGGGTCTACCGACCGTGA
- a CDS encoding DUF4912 domain-containing protein, translating into MADLKSVTVEYLRELARKHLGRGHSKLKTKKDLLDALARLVPGLAKRAGGEESETAKADGKAGRSSAGQSVRKQVQEKVERAREKVKETREKVKGARKAPGAVSAASRTEKPEERPAQPIAPERALPGDDDEKTPIHPTPRPAEVVNFPPKPKPSGGRASRDDEPTLTSPPAPFLPPPPVHAEPPAHAEPPAHAGQHAAEPLVEGFFVARIAGEQEAFRHHLTESQRRRPVEALGSPDYDERLGDLSMDYEDDTALLMPRDPHTLFLCWDFSAEARRRALGGLESPRAVLRVYDDGDVLVRVIDVALESRSYYIHGLPPGRPYRVEAHFVGASGRSRRIGHSSNRVFLPPAGPSEDTSVRFLRMPPVTAPKVSVEAVAATAPTRTADVEERDYITWRRVALPGSGGFEDIPERHRERVGPGGPGAPGEGAPQQEYMDVVRRAEGSSEQWAGLRDMVGSSEQRAWSYGVGASSEQRTWSQGPGGSSDQRTWSQGGAGGSSEQWVWAYGPAGAVSESWAWSRPSSSGQGR; encoded by the coding sequence ATGGCCGACCTCAAGAGCGTCACGGTGGAATACCTGCGGGAGCTCGCGCGCAAGCATCTGGGACGCGGGCATAGCAAGCTCAAGACCAAGAAGGACCTCCTCGATGCACTGGCCAGGCTGGTGCCGGGGCTCGCGAAGCGCGCGGGCGGCGAGGAGTCGGAGACCGCGAAGGCGGACGGGAAGGCGGGGCGTTCCTCCGCCGGGCAGTCCGTCAGGAAGCAGGTCCAGGAGAAGGTGGAGCGGGCCCGGGAGAAGGTGAAGGAGACCCGGGAGAAGGTGAAGGGGGCCCGCAAGGCCCCGGGGGCCGTCTCGGCGGCCTCTCGCACCGAGAAGCCCGAGGAGCGTCCGGCGCAGCCCATCGCTCCGGAGCGGGCCCTGCCCGGGGACGACGACGAGAAGACGCCCATCCACCCCACGCCCCGGCCCGCCGAGGTGGTCAACTTCCCGCCCAAGCCCAAGCCCTCGGGGGGCCGGGCGTCGAGGGACGACGAGCCCACCCTCACGAGTCCTCCGGCTCCCTTCCTTCCCCCACCCCCCGTCCACGCGGAGCCGCCCGCCCACGCGGAGCCGCCCGCCCACGCGGGGCAGCACGCCGCGGAGCCGCTGGTGGAGGGCTTCTTCGTGGCGCGCATCGCGGGTGAGCAGGAGGCCTTCCGCCACCACCTCACCGAGTCGCAGCGCCGCCGGCCCGTCGAGGCGCTCGGCTCGCCGGATTACGACGAGCGGCTCGGCGATCTGTCGATGGACTACGAGGACGACACGGCCCTGCTGATGCCGCGCGATCCGCACACGCTCTTTCTCTGCTGGGACTTCAGCGCCGAGGCCCGGCGCCGGGCCCTGGGCGGGCTGGAGTCCCCGCGAGCCGTGTTGCGCGTCTACGACGACGGCGACGTGCTGGTGCGGGTGATCGACGTCGCGCTCGAGTCGCGCAGCTACTACATCCACGGGCTGCCCCCGGGCAGGCCCTACCGCGTGGAGGCCCACTTCGTCGGCGCTTCCGGCCGCTCGCGCCGCATCGGGCACTCCTCCAACCGCGTCTTCCTGCCGCCCGCGGGTCCGTCCGAGGACACCTCGGTGCGCTTCCTGCGCATGCCGCCCGTCACCGCCCCGAAGGTCAGCGTGGAGGCGGTGGCCGCCACCGCGCCCACCCGCACCGCGGACGTCGAGGAGCGCGACTACATCACCTGGCGCCGCGTGGCCCTGCCGGGCAGCGGTGGCTTCGAGGACATCCCCGAGCGTCACCGGGAGCGCGTCGGTCCCGGTGGCCCCGGCGCGCCGGGCGAGGGTGCGCCCCAGCAGGAGTACATGGACGTCGTCCGCCGCGCCGAGGGCTCCTCGGAGCAGTGGGCGGGGCTGCGGGACATGGTGGGCTCCTCCGAGCAGCGGGCCTGGTCTTACGGCGTCGGGGCGTCCTCCGAGCAGCGGACGTGGTCCCAGGGTCCCGGTGGTTCCTCGGATCAGCGGACGTGGTCCCAGGGCGGCGCGGGTGGGTCCTCCGAGCAGTGGGTCTGGGCGTATGGACCGGCGGGGGCTGTCTCCGAGTCGTGGGCGTGGTCACGCCCATCCTCCTCGGGTCAGGGCCGATAG
- a CDS encoding glycosyltransferase produces MSDLPRLLLCSFDVIPGPSGSSRRVTEYLKALPDRFSVVVLSVKTPDHSHIEKYQGARLLRVPVGSGDIASRIQAFERAVRRQLESEEYALVHFTDPFGGYALCELKGDYGYRLVYEAQGFPSQELRYTHPQLEGDKKFLSKARRQELFCLMNADLVITGSPTTRSFIHSLGVGQESVRVVRAPVDLGPYAPEALGAPDGSEPMRMMYLGSQVAWQGLAGLMRGLALAVREVDVRLTLVGARHPDWQPHLEDLVSELGLGKHVEFQPPVAHDDVAKLLALADVGVLPLDDVDRNRVQGGALSKVSEYLAAGRPVLASDLPVTRELVPAAAGVFYTPGDPQALADRIIELARDVPRRVALGKQARTYAEQWLDAGLIRGQLLDIYDGLLGKRPVTPGAASEPEIHLTMMTGTPTNRVLALEGTVSAEPEPAPKAPREPHPVSEPVPDTDPNHAPAREELPLVAGHILQEQEPGVDTRLVKTEPAAGRPDLPVVMGLPLREPSSTSESALTEQEVRSTEPPVVLGLPLREPPAPAPAPAPASERSRPPSSEQTPVTTPPALPPRASLLTRTVSSENRPATAPEAAPARPPALPPRKDERPASKSAEPPVLLPVEGPPRLPPRPSLAIPPLPPRARPPSGSRPMPPPLLTPVDAPALPPRVARAPAPVEEPEEISEAEAEEIQEVEGAATPLQAQPLEDLEEISSAEIHEAETPEAPPREPPESRLSPWFAQLAHGYCPPEGTHFARHTPPTTMPGRDEEPTPPPAPKAQGSVRTKPS; encoded by the coding sequence TTGAGCGACCTGCCCAGACTCCTGCTGTGCAGCTTCGATGTCATCCCCGGCCCGTCTGGTTCCTCGCGCCGGGTGACCGAGTATTTGAAGGCATTGCCCGATCGGTTCTCGGTGGTGGTGCTCTCGGTCAAGACGCCGGACCACTCGCACATCGAGAAATATCAGGGGGCGCGCCTCCTCCGCGTGCCGGTGGGCTCGGGGGACATCGCCTCGCGCATCCAGGCCTTCGAGCGCGCCGTGCGCCGTCAGCTGGAGAGCGAGGAGTACGCGCTCGTCCACTTCACGGATCCCTTCGGCGGCTACGCCCTGTGCGAGCTCAAGGGGGACTACGGCTACCGCCTCGTCTACGAGGCCCAGGGCTTCCCGTCCCAGGAGCTGCGCTACACGCACCCGCAGCTCGAGGGAGACAAGAAGTTCCTCTCCAAGGCCCGCCGTCAGGAGCTGTTCTGCCTGATGAACGCGGACCTGGTCATCACCGGCTCACCCACCACGCGCTCCTTCATCCACTCGCTGGGCGTGGGCCAGGAGTCGGTGCGTGTGGTGCGCGCGCCGGTGGACCTGGGGCCCTACGCGCCCGAGGCGCTCGGGGCGCCGGATGGCAGCGAGCCCATGCGGATGATGTACCTGGGCAGCCAGGTGGCCTGGCAGGGTCTGGCGGGGCTCATGAGGGGACTCGCACTGGCGGTGCGCGAGGTGGACGTGCGCCTCACGCTGGTGGGCGCGCGCCACCCGGACTGGCAGCCCCATCTGGAGGACCTCGTCTCCGAGCTGGGGCTCGGCAAGCACGTCGAGTTCCAACCCCCCGTGGCCCATGACGACGTGGCCAAGCTGCTCGCGCTCGCGGACGTGGGCGTGCTGCCGCTCGATGATGTGGACCGCAACCGGGTGCAGGGCGGCGCGCTCTCCAAGGTGTCCGAGTACCTCGCCGCCGGCCGCCCGGTGCTCGCCTCCGACCTGCCGGTGACCCGCGAGCTCGTCCCCGCCGCCGCCGGCGTCTTCTACACACCGGGGGATCCCCAGGCCCTCGCCGACCGCATCATCGAGCTGGCCCGCGACGTGCCCCGGCGCGTCGCCCTCGGCAAGCAGGCCCGGACCTACGCGGAGCAGTGGCTCGACGCGGGGCTCATCCGCGGCCAGCTCCTGGACATCTATGACGGCCTGCTCGGGAAGCGGCCGGTGACGCCGGGGGCCGCCTCCGAGCCCGAAATCCATCTGACGATGATGACGGGCACGCCCACCAACCGCGTCCTCGCGCTCGAGGGAACGGTGAGCGCGGAGCCGGAGCCCGCCCCCAAGGCCCCTCGCGAGCCGCACCCCGTGAGCGAGCCCGTCCCGGACACGGACCCGAACCACGCCCCCGCCCGCGAGGAGTTGCCGCTCGTCGCGGGCCACATCCTCCAGGAACAGGAGCCGGGCGTCGACACGCGCCTGGTGAAGACCGAGCCCGCGGCCGGGCGGCCCGACCTCCCCGTGGTGATGGGGCTTCCCCTGCGCGAGCCCTCTTCCACCTCGGAGAGCGCGCTCACCGAGCAGGAGGTGCGCTCGACCGAGCCCCCCGTGGTGCTGGGCCTTCCCCTGCGCGAGCCCCCCGCTCCCGCCCCCGCCCCCGCTCCCGCCAGCGAACGCTCGCGCCCACCCTCCTCCGAGCAGACGCCCGTGACGACTCCGCCCGCCCTCCCGCCCCGCGCGAGCCTGCTCACCCGGACGGTGTCCTCCGAGAACCGGCCCGCCACCGCGCCCGAAGCCGCACCGGCGCGGCCTCCCGCGCTGCCTCCCCGCAAGGACGAGCGCCCCGCCTCGAAATCCGCCGAGCCTCCCGTGCTCCTGCCCGTGGAGGGGCCCCCGCGCCTGCCTCCACGTCCGTCTCTGGCCATCCCCCCGCTGCCTCCACGGGCCCGCCCGCCCAGCGGCTCCCGTCCCATGCCTCCACCGCTCCTCACGCCGGTGGATGCCCCCGCCCTTCCCCCCCGGGTCGCGCGTGCCCCAGCCCCGGTCGAGGAGCCCGAGGAGATCTCCGAGGCCGAGGCCGAGGAGATCCAGGAGGTAGAGGGCGCTGCGACACCTCTTCAGGCACAACCCCTGGAGGATCTGGAGGAGATCAGCAGCGCGGAGATCCACGAGGCCGAGACCCCGGAAGCGCCCCCGCGAGAGCCGCCGGAGTCGCGGTTGAGCCCGTGGTTCGCCCAGCTGGCCCATGGGTACTGCCCTCCCGAGGGCACCCACTTCGCCCGACATACACCCCCCACCACCATGCCCGGACGCGACGAGGAGCCCACTCCCCCACCCGCTCCGAAGGCCCAGGGGAGTGTCCGTACCAAGCCCTCATGA